The following are encoded in a window of Magnolia sinica isolate HGM2019 chromosome 11, MsV1, whole genome shotgun sequence genomic DNA:
- the LOC131219160 gene encoding PI-PLC X domain-containing protein At5g67130-like isoform X2, producing the protein MQHSMRVNVNGNRDFLILFFFTCNVCYITNCQVLDRCAGAGDCASGLFCGNCPATGITQPTCIRGQAFLPTSLVKGLPFNKYTWVVTHNSFSIVDAPPLAGVPRVTFYNQEDSITNQLRNGVRGLMLDMYDFNEDIWLCHSMQGQCYNFTAFEPAINALKEVEAFLTENPSEIVTIIIEDYVHAPKGLTKLFTDAGLLKFWFPVSKMPENNGDWPTVTDMVALNYRLLVFTSIASKEADEGIAYQWRYMVENEPGDGGIIPGSCSNRKESQPLKSRNVALFLENYFPTMPTQTEEACKEHSVGLAEMVDACYKEAGNKMPNFLAVNFYMRSDGGGVFDAVDKMNGQTLCGCSTVTACQVLYWSG; encoded by the exons ATGCAGCATAGTATGCGTGTGAATGTGAATGGAAACAGGGATTTtctcatcctcttcttcttcacttgcAATGTCTGTTACATCACCAACTGTCAG gTTCTTGACCGCTGCGCGGGTGCTGGCGACTGTGCATCGGGTCTGTTCTGCGGCAACTGCCCTGCGACGGGGATTACTCAGCCTACCTGCATCAGAGGCCAGGCCTTCCTGCCCACTTCACTT GTTAAGGGGTTGCCCTTTAACAAGTACACATGGGTGGTGACTCATAATTCGTTTTCGATTGTGGATGCACCCCCACTTGCTGGAGTCCCCAGAGTTACTTTCTACAATCAAGAAGATTCGATTACCAATCAGTTGAGG AATGGTGTGAGAGGATTGATGCTGGATATGTATGACTTCAACGAAGACATTTGGCTCTGCCATTCGATGCAGGGGCAGTGTTACAACTTTACTGCTTTT GAACCTGCGATCAACGCATTGAAGGAAGTGGAGGCATTCTTGACTGAAAACCCATCAGAGATAGTGACCATTATCATAGAGGATTATGTCCATGCTCCGAAAGGGTTGACGAAGCTGTTCACTGATGCAGGCTTACTCAAGTTTTGGTTTCCCGTCTCCAAAATGCCTGAAAATAATGGAGATTGGCCTACCGTGACTGACATGGTTGCTCTGAATTACCGTCTACTTGTTTTCACCTCCATTGCTTCCAAGGAAGCTGATGAAGGCATTGCTTACCAGTGGCGGTACATGGTAGAAAATGAGC CTGGAGACGGTGGGATTATACCAGGCTCGTGTTCAAACCGAAAGGAATCACAGCCACTCAAGTCGAGAAATGTGGCTCTGTTTCTGGAGAACTACTTCCCCACTATGCCTACCCAAACCGAAGAAGCTTGCAAGGAGCACTCAGTTGGTCTTGCCGAGATGGTTGATGCATGTTATAAAGAAGCTGGAAATAAAATGCCCAACTTTCTGGCCGTGAATTTTTACATG AGAAGCGACGGAGGGGGTGTTTTTGATGCCGTTGACAAAATGAATGGCCAAACATTGTGTGGATGTAGTACCGTCACTGCCTGCCAG